In Magnolia sinica isolate HGM2019 chromosome 16, MsV1, whole genome shotgun sequence, the genomic window CCATGAATGGGTACCCGATGGACCCGACCCGACTTTAACGGACCCAAGTCCCCTCTTTTGGACCTGTTAAGAAATTGGATCTGGGTCAGGCCTTACATTTTTTTACCCAGTTAAAAATCAGGTCTAGTTGGGCACGGGtcaggtccatgtgatggacctGGTTAAAGTCGCACCAAGTCCCAGGTCAGGTCCAGTTAGTTTTTtatagtaaaaatatatacatttaatATTGATGATTTTAGAAACAAAGCCACACACATGTAAGAGAGACCATTTACACACCATACGGGTGTCAAAGTGGCACTTGTGTATGATCTAATTCATCCAtcgggtgggcccaaccatgaaaaTGCTCTAATTTTTCCCAGGTTGAAACCTAGATCCAAAGATCTAATGGGTACCAATGAGTACCCGAACCCAATCAGATCTGGATTTTGGTATTCAAGAACTAGACCAGACCCAGAGGGCCCAGACCTAACAAGACCCAAACCCAATTATAATCCAGGTGGGGTACCATAAGGCCCGACCCAAAGTGACAGCCCCAATCTTTGGGCACCAAATACAAACACACCATACATGCCAACATGGCGCATGTGGCATCCAGGACTTCCATCCGAAGGTAGATAGCTACATGTCTGATGCTAAAAGGACAAACAACTGATTTGTTCAAGGCTGGGCTTAGGTCAAGGTCATTGGTTTGTGGCATCAAAGGTCAGGCCAGGCCTTGCCCATCACTGTCATATAGAAATTTTATATTGGGCCAGAATCAGTGCTGATAAACTTTAACTGGGTCGGGCTTAGGCATAAAGGGCCGTGTTAGGGAGTTCCAAATCCGATATGTTTAATAGCTAGGTATATATTTCAGGTCCTGAATCCAATCCGTTTAGTAATTGCGTCTATATTTCAGCTAAGACCCAATCAATTAGTATATGGGTCAGGTTTTGGTCAAGTCCAAGTACAAATCAGTTGGTTTTGGGTTGGGTCTGGATCAATCATAGACTAAGAGAATTCAGTCCTGACCCACTTCTCTATGGATTGGGTTTGGGTCGGCTTTAAGTTGGTTTGGTCTAATTTATAATTCCCTATTTAATATAGACTCCAGTTAACCCATTTTCCCAAATTATTGAACACCCCCACCCAGTTTCCAACCTTCCCTTTTAAAGAGTCAGGAAGAAGAAAAGGCAGAGGTTAGGCTGCATCATCCAAGATGCTCCTCAACACCTACATTCTGCTAATGTGGCTTGCAAATGCCTTTGCTTCCTCCTCTGCGGCGATCCCTCCCAACTTCACTCTCCCCCAACCACTGCCAGATCCTGAATCTGTTGTCCAGGACATCCAAAGAAGAGTGGAGGAATCTGTGGGGAGAAAGAGGCGAATGTTATTGGGAGGATATGCAGATTCATCTTCGTCGTTGTCGTCGTCGTGCCTGACTGGAAATCCAATAGACGACTGCTGGAGGTGTGACCCCAACTGGCAGAGCAGCCGGCAACGACTAGCTGACTGTGGGATCGGATTCAGTCAGAATGCGCTGGGGGGGAAGAATGGGCAGGTCTACATTGTGACCGACTCATCGGACCACGACCCAGTTAATCCTACGCCAGAGACACTACGCTATGCGGTGATCCAAACAGAGCCACTCTGGATCATGTTTGCGGGGAACATGCTGATTCAGCCAAAGGAGGAGCTGATTGTGAACAGCTTCAAGACAATTGACGGGCGTGGCGCAAATGTGCACATTGCAGGTGGGGGTTGCATAACGATGCAGAACGTGAGCAATGTGATCATCCACAACATCCACATCCACCACTGCATACCCAAGGGCAATGCGAATGTGAGATCAAGCCCCACACAGTATGGGTGGCGATCAAAGTCAGACGGGGACGGGATATCCATATATGGGGCACGGGACCTATGGGTTGACCACTGCTCTCTGTCCTACCGCACGGATGGCCTAATTGACATGATCATGGGGTCGACAGGGATCACGATATCAAACAATTACTTTTCCCACCACAATGAGGTGATGCTGCTTGGGCACAGGGACAGCTACCTGCCTGACTCGGCAATGCAGGTGACAATTGCGTTCAACCATTTTGGGGAGGCCTTGGTACAGAGGATGCCGAGGTGCCGGCTCGGGTACGTCCACGTTGTGAACAATAACTTCTCTCAGTGGGAGATGTACGCAATTGGCGGGAGCGCCAATCCCACCATCAACAGCCAGGGCAATCGGTACATGGCCCCAACCAACCCCTATGCCAAAGAGGTGACAAAGAGGGTGGATACAGATGAGAAAAACTGGAGTGGGTGGGATTGGAGAATAGAAGGGGATATAATGGTGAATGGAGCCTTCTTTGTGCCCTCAGGGGAGGGGTTAGGGGCCAGGTATGCCAAAGCTTCGAGTATGGAGCCCAAATCCGCAGCACTCATTGACCAGCTCACAATGAACGCTGGTGTCTTGGGCGGGACTAGGGATAACAGCACGAGCATCGCATACCCAGGTTTCAACAGTGATGGGTCCGGCACTAGTGTGGGGTTGGGGAGCGGCGGTGATGGTGGAAGTTACTTTGGAATGGTATTTGGGAGTGGGACTAGTAGCGGCGCCCCACCACCACCTTCCTTGTTTTTGTCTTATCTAATTATTGTAT contains:
- the LOC131229266 gene encoding probable pectate lyase 5 yields the protein MWLANAFASSSAAIPPNFTLPQPLPDPESVVQDIQRRVEESVGRKRRMLLGGYADSSSSLSSSCLTGNPIDDCWRCDPNWQSSRQRLADCGIGFSQNALGGKNGQVYIVTDSSDHDPVNPTPETLRYAVIQTEPLWIMFAGNMLIQPKEELIVNSFKTIDGRGANVHIAGGGCITMQNVSNVIIHNIHIHHCIPKGNANVRSSPTQYGWRSKSDGDGISIYGARDLWVDHCSLSYRTDGLIDMIMGSTGITISNNYFSHHNEVMLLGHRDSYLPDSAMQVTIAFNHFGEALVQRMPRCRLGYVHVVNNNFSQWEMYAIGGSANPTINSQGNRYMAPTNPYAKEVTKRVDTDEKNWSGWDWRIEGDIMVNGAFFVPSGEGLGARYAKASSMEPKSAALIDQLTMNAGVLGGTRDNSTSIAYPGFNSDGSGTSVGLGSGGDGGSYFGMVFGSGTSSGAPPPPSLFLSYLIIVWFSLMILYMSSTPWK